In Pseudonocardia sp. DSM 110487, the sequence GCCGCGTGGCCTGCTCGTAGTTGCCGGAGTCGTAGGTGAGCCCGCACACCGTGGTGAACGGGAACTCCTCGTGCTTGATCCAGTTCTGCTGGCGCAGTTCCATGGGGTCGCGACCGAGCTCGACGGCCAGCTCGTCCATGATCCGCTCGATGGCGAACGTGGCCTCGGGCCGGCCGGCGCCCCGATAGGCATCTGTCAGCGTCTTCGTGGTGAAGACGTTGGTGCAGGTGAACTTGTAGGCCGGGATCTTGTAGATCGCGTTGAACATGAAGGCGCCGAGGATCGGCACGCCCGGCCCGACGAGGCCGAGGTAGGCGCCCATGTCGGCCAGCAGCTCGACATCGAGGCCCGTGACGGTGCCGTCCTTCTTGGCCGTGATCGTGATGTCCTGGATCTGGTCGCGCCCGTGGTGGGCCGCGAGCAGCGACTCGGAGCGGGTCTCGGTCCACTTGACCGGCTTGCCGAGCTTCTGCGCGAGCGCGACGCAGAGCATCTCCTCGGGCACCACGCCGATCTTGCCGCCGAAGCCGCCGCCGACATCCGGGGCGATGACCCGAAGCTTGCTCTCGGGGACGCCGAGCACCACCGACGTCATCGTGCGCAGGATGTGCGGGATCTGGGTGGCCGAGTAGAAGGTGATCTGCTCGCCGGTCGGGTCCACGACCACCGAGCGCGGCTCCATGAACGCCGGGATGAGCCGCTGCTGGATGAACCGGCGGCGCACCACGACGGAGTCGGCGTCGGACTCGGCCGCGGAGATCGCATCGCCGACACTGCCGCCGGTGCCCGCCTCGCCGGAGTCGAACACCCATGTGGCGCTCTCGTTGGTGCCGAGGTCCGGGTGCACGAGCGTGGCGCCGTCGGCGAGCGCGGCCTCCATGTCGAGCACCGGGTCGAGCGGCTCGTAGTCGACGTCGACGAGCTCGGCCGCGTCCCGTGCCGCCGCGACCGAGCGGGCGACGACGACGGCCACGCCCTCACCGGCGAAGTGCACGTCGCCGCTGGCGAGCAGCGGCCGCTGCGGCGCCTTCTGGTCGGGGGTGATCGGCCAGGCACAGGGCAGCCCGACCCCCTCTACGCCGAGATCCGCTGCGGTGTAGACGCCGACGACGCCGGGGGCCTTCTTCGCGGCGGACGTATCGATCCCGGTGATCCGCGCGTGCGCGAACGTCGAGCGGACCACGTAGACGTGCAGCGTGCCGGCGGGCGTGATCGAGTCGGTGTAGCGGGAGCGACCGGTGATGAGCCGCGCGTCCTCCTTGCGGACGCGAGCCCGGCCGATCTCGCTGGGTGTGGTGGGTTCGGCGGTCGTCGTCATGTCACTGGCCCCCAGCGACCGGGGTGGGCTGGTCGACCGGCGCCGTGGCGCCGGGCTTCATCGCGTGCGCCGCGCTCTGGACGGCCAGGACGATGTTCTGGTAGCCGGTGCAGCGGCAGAGGTTGCCCTCGAGACCCTCGCGCACGGCGCGCTCGTCGGGGTCGGGGTTGTCGCTGAGCAGGTCGACCGCCTGCATGATCATGCCGGGCGTGCAGTAGCCGCACTGCAGCGCGTGGCACTCGTTGAACGCCTTCTGCACGGGGTGCAGCTCGCCGTCGCGGGCGAGCCCCTCGATCGTCGTGACCTCCGCGCCGTCGGCCTGCACCGCGAGCACGGAACAGGACTTCACGCTCTGCCCGTTCAGGTGCACCGTGCAGGCACCACAGTTGCTGGTGTCGCAGCCGACGACCGTGCCGGTCTTTCCCAGGCGCTCCCTCAGGTAGTACACCAACAGCATGCGGGGTTCGACGTCGTCGACGTACTCCACGCCGTCGACGGTGACCCGAACCTGTGCCATGTGACCTCTCCTCACCACGAGCGCGGTGCCGCTACCGAGCAGCACTGGACGCACCGGGCGCAGCCGAGCCACGCCCGGGTGCCGCACACGACGTTGTGGCGGCGCCCACAATCAGACCGCCGATCATCCGGGCATGCAAGGGCGATGAACCACGCTCCACGGCAGGACGCGACACCGCCCGGGACGGAGCAGCTGTTGGTCCGCATGCTCGGATCCGTTGGGGATTCAGATCCGCAGAAGCGGAAGCAGGGTCGCGCCAGGTTCACCTGTCCGTACCAATCCGGACGGGGCGGTGAAGATCACTCGTCGGGGTCAGGTGTCGGGAGATCGGTCCGGTCCGGTGCCCACCGGGCGCAGCGGCGCCAGGGTGCGGTGGCGCAGCGCGCCCCACCACAGGCCGCCGCCGTATGCGAGGTCGTCGAGCCTGCGGGCGAGCAGGTACCCGAGCAGTCCGGGCCGGTCGGGATCGTGGCGTCTGCGCCACCAGTCGAGCACCCCTTCGGCCACCGCGATGAGGGCGACGGTGCGGCGGGCGCGGCGCGACACCACAGCCGCGGCCAGCGCGAGCGGCCAGTAGTGGCGGGTGACGGCGTCGGCGGTCTGCTGAACCGTGCCGACGGCGCCCAGCCCGATCAGCCGGGCCGCGGTGCGGCGCGGCTCGCGGACCGGGAGCTTGCGTGCGAGCTGCTCGGCGGCGCCCGCCGCCACGGCGAGCGCGGCGAGCACCGACCACGGCCGCCCGCGCAGCAACAGCACCGACACCGCCGCCGACCAGGTGTTGAGCACCATCGGCGGCACCGAGCCGGGGTGCCGCAGCGACAGCGGCGCGGCACCCGTGCCGTAGTAGGCCTTGCGCAGCCACCATGCGCGCAGGGTCGTCCGGTGCTCGTGCGCGACCCGGGACGCCGGCTCGTAGCGCAGCCGCCAGCCCGCCTCGTGCAGCCGCAGCACCAGGTCGACGTCCTCCGCAACGTGCATCCGGTCGTCGAAACCCGCGCCGACGGCGTCCCGGCGCACCACCATCGCGGCGCTCGGCACGTACGCCACGCGGCTCTTCGGCACCACGAGCGCCGGGTCGGCGCCCAGATCCAGCGACGAGCGCACCGACTCGTACCCGCCCAGCCAGCCATCCCCGGCCAGCGCGACGATCCGCGGCGCGGCCAGCGCCACCGCCGGATCGGCGAAGCGGGCGAGCAGCGGGCCGAGCCACCCGGGCCGCGGC encodes:
- a CDS encoding xanthine dehydrogenase family protein molybdopterin-binding subunit, giving the protein MTTTAEPTTPSEIGRARVRKEDARLITGRSRYTDSITPAGTLHVYVVRSTFAHARITGIDTSAAKKAPGVVGVYTAADLGVEGVGLPCAWPITPDQKAPQRPLLASGDVHFAGEGVAVVVARSVAAARDAAELVDVDYEPLDPVLDMEAALADGATLVHPDLGTNESATWVFDSGEAGTGGSVGDAISAAESDADSVVVRRRFIQQRLIPAFMEPRSVVVDPTGEQITFYSATQIPHILRTMTSVVLGVPESKLRVIAPDVGGGFGGKIGVVPEEMLCVALAQKLGKPVKWTETRSESLLAAHHGRDQIQDITITAKKDGTVTGLDVELLADMGAYLGLVGPGVPILGAFMFNAIYKIPAYKFTCTNVFTTKTLTDAYRGAGRPEATFAIERIMDELAVELGRDPMELRQQNWIKHEEFPFTTVCGLTYDSGNYEQATRQAMELFDYAGLRREQEERRRSGDPVQLGIGISTFTEMCGLAPSRVLGSLSYGAGGWEAASIRMLATGKVEVITGASAHGQGHETAFSQIVADQLGVPFEDIEILHGDTQISPKGLDTYGSRSLAVGGIAIVNAAEKVIAKARKLAAHMLEADENDIEFANGTFTVRGTDKGKAIQEVAFAAFMAHDLPEGMEPSLDADAVYDPDNFSFPHGTHLAAIEVDTETGHVDVRKYVCVDDVGTVINPLIVEGQVHGGLAQGIAQALFEEANYDEQGTLVNGTFVDYTLPSSADLPSFDTHVVSTPATSNPLGVKGVGEAGTIASTPAIVNGVIDAVRHMGVTEVEMPCTAQRVWRAIQDAKGRATQETPVDTHSPGAGLGSIDPNNPQGEVQ
- a CDS encoding (2Fe-2S)-binding protein, with amino-acid sequence MAQVRVTVDGVEYVDDVEPRMLLVYYLRERLGKTGTVVGCDTSNCGACTVHLNGQSVKSCSVLAVQADGAEVTTIEGLARDGELHPVQKAFNECHALQCGYCTPGMIMQAVDLLSDNPDPDERAVREGLEGNLCRCTGYQNIVLAVQSAAHAMKPGATAPVDQPTPVAGGQ
- the mftF gene encoding mycofactocin biosynthesis glycosyltransferase MftF (Members of this protein family, MftF, are glycosyltransferases, members of PF00535 (glycosyl transferase family 2). The encoding gene is found as part of the mycofactocin cassette, in Mycobacterium tuberculosis, many other Actinobacteria, and occasional members of other lineages. Mycofactocin itself, a putative redox carrier, is a heavily modified derivative of the C-terminal Val-Tyr dipeptide of the mycofactocin precursor MftA (TIGR03969).); the protein is MEEAALRARVSPPRSSLPDGMRIVLDPHAIVVDDGTALFGGAPPRMLRLSAAAAARLEDGALEVRDPMSAKLARRLLDAGIAHPVAEPAAAVPPASDVTVVVPVKDRVDGLTRLLAALPADIGATIVVDDGSGDAAGIRAVAEKAGAVLLRHPEAQGPAAARNAGLAAARTPLVAFLDSDVVPRPGWLGPLLARFADPAVALAAPRIVALAGDGWLGGYESVRSSLDLGADPALVVPKSRVAYVPSAAMVVRRDAVGAGFDDRMHVAEDVDLVLRLHEAGWRLRYEPASRVAHEHRTTLRAWWLRKAYYGTGAAPLSLRHPGSVPPMVLNTWSAAVSVLLLRGRPWSVLAALAVAAGAAEQLARKLPVREPRRTAARLIGLGAVGTVQQTADAVTRHYWPLALAAAVVSRRARRTVALIAVAEGVLDWWRRRHDPDRPGLLGYLLARRLDDLAYGGGLWWGALRHRTLAPLRPVGTGPDRSPDT